A portion of the Chondrinema litorale genome contains these proteins:
- a CDS encoding secondary thiamine-phosphate synthase enzyme YjbQ, with amino-acid sequence MEVYQKTIQLPAFKRGFHLVTRKIETAIPELRNFKSGIAHVFIQHTSASLSINENADPTVRMDFESHFNQMVPENAPYYKHNYEGPDDMPAHIKASLLGSSVSLPVTDGTFNVGTWQGIYLCEHRDYASSRRLVLTIMGEYY; translated from the coding sequence ATGGAAGTATATCAAAAAACAATTCAGTTACCTGCATTTAAAAGAGGTTTCCATTTGGTAACCAGAAAAATAGAAACGGCCATTCCGGAGCTCAGAAATTTCAAGTCAGGAATAGCCCATGTATTTATCCAGCATACCTCAGCCAGTTTAAGTATTAATGAAAATGCCGACCCTACAGTGAGAATGGATTTTGAAAGTCACTTTAATCAAATGGTTCCGGAAAATGCACCTTACTACAAACATAATTACGAAGGGCCAGATGATATGCCTGCACATATAAAAGCTTCTCTCTTAGGTAGTTCTGTATCTTTACCTGTTACAGATGGTACATTTAATGTTGGAACATGGCAAGGAATATACTTGTGTGAGCATAGAGATTATGCCTCGTCAAGAAGGTTGGTGTTAACAATTATGGGAGAATATTACTAG
- a CDS encoding amidohydrolase family protein, whose product MKKHYLLLCVWAVSIFSASLLTAQDRGIAKAPDRTQGVGPFDQLIIRGATLINGAGSPAIGPVDVVIEQNKITDIRVVGYPGVEINENRRPEAKENAKIIDAEGMFLLPGFIDMHGHIGGKAQGTPAEYVFKLWMGHGITTIRDPSTGNGLDWVLEHKEKSDKNEITAPRIEAYPAFGLGAEKKISSPEEARKWVQSIAAKGADGIKFFGARPDIMEAALDEAKKHNLRSACHHAQTDVAWLNVLNTARMGLTSMEHWYGLPEAMFTDRTIQDYPADYNYQNEQDRFAEAGNLWKQAAEPYSEKWNAVMNELLELDFTIDPTFNIYEANRDFMRARRAEWHEEYTLPSLWRFYQPSRVSHGSHWHFWSTEKEVDWKHNYQLWMTFVNEYKNRGGRVTTGSDSGYIYQLYGFAYIRELELLREAGFHPLEVIRAATLKGAEALGRDKEIGTVEVGKLADLVLVEENPLSNLKVLYGTGAIKLSESNEVERVGGVKYTIKDGIIYDAKALLNDVKHIVEDAKKEEGFEIKQPGMN is encoded by the coding sequence ATGAAGAAACACTATCTGCTTTTATGTGTATGGGCAGTATCAATTTTTTCTGCTAGCTTACTTACCGCACAAGATAGGGGAATAGCAAAAGCCCCAGATAGAACCCAAGGAGTTGGGCCTTTCGATCAATTAATCATTAGAGGAGCCACTTTAATAAATGGAGCAGGCTCACCAGCTATTGGACCAGTGGATGTCGTAATCGAGCAAAATAAGATTACTGATATTAGAGTGGTTGGATATCCTGGAGTAGAAATTAATGAAAACAGAAGACCTGAAGCAAAAGAGAATGCTAAAATCATTGATGCAGAAGGCATGTTCCTTTTGCCTGGATTTATAGATATGCATGGCCACATAGGTGGAAAAGCTCAAGGTACACCTGCCGAATATGTTTTTAAACTTTGGATGGGGCATGGTATCACTACAATTAGAGACCCATCAACAGGAAACGGTTTAGATTGGGTATTAGAACACAAAGAGAAAAGTGATAAAAATGAAATTACTGCACCAAGAATTGAAGCTTACCCAGCATTTGGATTAGGAGCTGAAAAGAAAATTTCGTCACCAGAAGAGGCAAGAAAATGGGTGCAAAGTATTGCTGCCAAAGGTGCAGATGGTATTAAATTTTTTGGAGCAAGACCAGATATTATGGAAGCAGCTTTAGATGAAGCTAAAAAGCATAACCTGCGTTCTGCATGCCACCATGCACAAACAGATGTAGCTTGGTTAAATGTACTAAACACTGCTCGCATGGGACTTACTTCTATGGAGCACTGGTATGGTTTACCAGAAGCAATGTTTACTGATAGAACCATCCAAGATTATCCGGCAGATTATAATTACCAAAATGAGCAAGATCGTTTTGCAGAAGCAGGAAACTTATGGAAACAAGCTGCTGAACCATATTCAGAAAAATGGAATGCAGTAATGAATGAATTGTTGGAGCTTGATTTTACCATAGACCCAACATTTAACATTTATGAAGCTAACAGAGATTTTATGAGAGCCAGAAGAGCAGAGTGGCACGAAGAATATACTTTACCTTCTTTGTGGCGCTTTTATCAGCCAAGTAGAGTTTCGCATGGTTCGCACTGGCATTTCTGGTCTACCGAAAAAGAAGTTGATTGGAAACACAACTATCAGCTTTGGATGACTTTTGTAAACGAATATAAAAACAGAGGTGGTAGAGTTACTACAGGTTCAGATTCAGGCTATATATATCAATTATATGGTTTCGCTTATATAAGAGAACTTGAATTGTTGAGAGAGGCTGGCTTCCATCCATTAGAAGTAATTAGAGCTGCTACTTTAAAAGGTGCTGAGGCATTAGGTAGAGATAAAGAAATTGGAACAGTGGAAGTTGGAAAACTAGCAGACTTAGTTTTAGTAGAAGAGAATCCTTTATCAAACCTTAAAGTTTTATATGGTACAGGTGCTATCAAACTTAGCGAAAGTAACGAAGTAGAGAGAGTTGGTGGAGTAAAGTATACCATTAAAGACGGCATTATCTACGATGCCAAAGCGCTTTTAAATGATGTGAAGCATATAGTTGAAGATGCTAAAAAAGAAGAAGGTTTTGAAATTAAACAACCTGGAATGAATTAA